TACCTTATTTGAGCAGTAGACTGTGAGCCTCTCCTATATTCCCACTGCTCTTCGTCGCCTAGTTGAACAACGAGCCAACTACAAATGTGAGTATTGCCTGCTACCGGCAGGATTGGCGTTCTTTCCCCATGAAATTGACCACGTAGTCGCCCAAAAGCACGGTGGTACAACG
The Gloeotrichia echinulata CP02 DNA segment above includes these coding regions:
- a CDS encoding HNH endonuclease signature motif containing protein; its protein translation is MSLSYIPTALRRLVEQRANYKCEYCLLPAGLAFFPHEIDHVVAQKHGGTTDANNLAFTCWRCNRHKGTDLGSFDPQTGTFS